Proteins from a single region of Thermoplasmata archaeon:
- a CDS encoding Rdx family protein, producing MPEVLIRYCVPCRYQGKAIQDADAILKEFGEELSDLRLVPGAHGVYDVEVDGTLVFSLDKAMRFPESSELIRTIRSRIDTAPRRKPKA from the coding sequence TTGCCCGAGGTCCTTATTCGCTACTGCGTCCCCTGCCGCTATCAAGGCAAAGCGATCCAGGACGCGGACGCCATCCTGAAGGAATTCGGCGAGGAGCTCTCGGACCTCCGCCTCGTCCCGGGCGCCCATGGGGTCTACGACGTCGAGGTAGACGGGACGCTCGTCTTCTCCCTCGACAAGGCCATGCGGTTCCCCGAATCGTCGGAACTGATCCGGACGATTCGATCGAGGATCGATACCGCACCGAGGCGAAAGCCGAAAGCCTGA